In Sphingobacterium sp. PCS056, the following proteins share a genomic window:
- a CDS encoding alpha/beta hydrolase-fold protein — MTKLIILLSGLFISNMLSAQSLKEDFKPATTNQPGQLFPQVNSQGYARFKIHAPKADSVRVSLGLGGGSGTVLQKQNDGFFTGTTEGPMDEGFHYYNITVDGGKFNDPGSMNYYGSVRWESGIEIPAPDEDFYAVKDVPHGQVSQILFPSPSTNTSRRAFVYTPPSYSKDLNKRYPVLYLQHGWGEDETAWSNQGKANLIMDNMIAEGKIKPFIIVMTYGMTNEVKWGKINEFKIEEFETVLIKELIPYVDANFRTLTDKTNRAMAGLSMGGMETKMITLRNPKVFAHYALLSGGTYAASDLAHKPDVKLIFLSSGSRENPDRVKQAVDELKKAGVNAVSYVSPNTGHEFQTWRRSLRELAPLLFK; from the coding sequence ATGACAAAACTAATTATTCTCCTTTCAGGCTTATTCATCAGTAATATGCTATCTGCTCAATCTTTAAAAGAGGATTTTAAACCAGCAACAACTAATCAACCAGGACAACTCTTCCCACAGGTTAACTCGCAGGGGTACGCCAGATTTAAAATACACGCACCAAAAGCAGACAGTGTAAGGGTAAGCTTAGGTTTAGGCGGAGGAAGTGGCACAGTCCTACAAAAACAAAATGATGGATTCTTTACAGGCACTACAGAAGGTCCAATGGATGAAGGATTCCATTACTATAACATTACGGTAGATGGAGGAAAATTCAACGATCCAGGATCGATGAATTACTATGGATCTGTACGCTGGGAAAGTGGGATAGAAATTCCAGCACCTGATGAAGATTTTTATGCAGTCAAAGATGTGCCGCATGGACAGGTATCTCAAATATTATTCCCCTCCCCTAGCACAAACACTTCTCGTAGAGCATTTGTCTATACACCGCCAAGCTATAGTAAAGACCTCAATAAGCGGTATCCCGTTTTATATCTACAACACGGTTGGGGTGAAGATGAAACGGCGTGGTCTAATCAAGGAAAAGCAAATCTAATCATGGATAATATGATTGCCGAAGGAAAAATAAAACCATTCATCATTGTCATGACCTATGGTATGACTAATGAAGTGAAATGGGGAAAAATCAATGAATTTAAAATCGAAGAATTCGAAACCGTTTTAATTAAAGAACTAATACCTTATGTCGATGCTAACTTTAGAACATTAACGGATAAGACAAACCGTGCCATGGCGGGATTATCAATGGGTGGAATGGAGACAAAAATGATCACACTACGTAATCCAAAAGTCTTCGCACACTACGCATTATTAAGCGGAGGTACATACGCCGCATCCGATTTAGCTCATAAACCGGATGTAAAACTGATATTTCTCAGTTCTGGCAGTAGAGAAAATCCAGATAGAGTAAAACAAGCGGTTGATGAACTGAAAAAAGCTGGCGTTAACGCCGTGTCTTACGTATCACCAAATACTGGACATGAATTTCAGACTTGGCGCCGTAGCTTGCGCGAACTAGCACCGCTGTTATTTAAATAA
- a CDS encoding antibiotic biosynthesis monooxygenase family protein produces the protein MILEVAILKVKSGRSKQFELDFQIAEQYISSIKGYIKHSLMKCLEVDNQYILLVEWVSVEAHEIGFRQSSQYQKWKTLLHDYYDPFPQVLHYEDLNRKI, from the coding sequence GTGATATTAGAAGTCGCCATATTAAAGGTAAAATCTGGAAGATCCAAACAATTTGAACTGGATTTTCAAATAGCAGAACAATACATATCTTCCATTAAGGGATATATAAAACATTCACTGATGAAATGTTTAGAAGTAGATAATCAATATATCTTATTGGTTGAATGGGTTTCCGTCGAAGCGCATGAAATCGGATTCCGTCAGTCATCACAATACCAAAAATGGAAAACCTTATTGCATGACTATTACGATCCTTTTCCGCAAGTTTTGCACTATGAAGATTTAAATAGAAAAATATAG
- a CDS encoding ASCH domain-containing protein — protein MRNIILNKYWKEFQHEMPEYKKLEIPQSYYFCDNAQDAHECAELVRKGIKRATTHSLSGLEINKEKLPAIGDLSIVTDWHGMPKAITKTVKVEIVKYKDITAEYAFIEGEGDRSLSYWQRVHWDYYTRELSDLGLKPFQDMKLVCEYFETIWQKK, from the coding sequence ATGCGAAACATCATTTTAAATAAATACTGGAAGGAATTTCAGCATGAAATGCCGGAATATAAAAAGTTAGAAATTCCACAGTCTTATTACTTTTGTGACAATGCACAGGATGCACATGAATGTGCCGAACTTGTACGAAAAGGTATTAAACGAGCTACAACACATTCCTTATCTGGGTTGGAAATCAATAAAGAGAAACTACCTGCTATCGGAGACCTGTCTATCGTCACCGATTGGCATGGAATGCCCAAAGCAATCACCAAAACCGTTAAAGTAGAGATTGTAAAATATAAAGATATCACAGCTGAATATGCTTTCATTGAAGGTGAAGGAGACAGAAGTTTAAGCTATTGGCAAAGGGTTCATTGGGATTATTACACAAGAGAACTGAGTGATCTCGGCTTAAAACCTTTTCAGGACATGAAACTTGTCTGCGAATACTTTGAGACAATTTGGCAAAAAAAATAA